The Candidatus Pelagibacter sp. IMCC9063 genome has a window encoding:
- a CDS encoding bacteriorhodopsin-like produces MKTAMLASNDFVGISFWLISMAMLASTVFFFIERNSVKASWRTSITISGLVTGIAFVHYMYMREVWVSTGTSPTVYRYIDWLLTVPLLMIEFYFILSAVKKVSSGIFWRLLVGSLVMLIGGYLGEAGYINITAGFVIGMAGWIYILYEIFSGEAAKEAAKLKGPVNGCFNFCKWVVTLGWSIYPLGYLFGYMIGGTDEASLNIIYNLADLLNKTIFGLVIYQTAKNLTPAGK; encoded by the coding sequence ATGAAAACTGCTATGTTAGCATCAAATGATTTCGTTGGAATTTCGTTCTGGCTGATTTCTATGGCTATGTTAGCTTCAACTGTTTTTTTCTTCATTGAGAGAAATTCAGTTAAAGCATCTTGGAGAACCTCAATCACTATATCTGGTCTTGTAACTGGTATTGCATTTGTGCACTACATGTACATGAGAGAAGTGTGGGTTTCTACAGGAACTTCACCAACTGTATATAGATATATCGACTGGTTATTGACAGTTCCGTTATTAATGATTGAATTTTATTTCATCTTGTCGGCTGTTAAAAAAGTATCATCAGGTATTTTCTGGAGACTACTAGTTGGTTCATTAGTAATGTTAATCGGTGGATACTTAGGTGAAGCTGGCTACATAAATATCACTGCTGGTTTTGTAATAGGAATGGCAGGATGGATCTACATTCTATATGAAATATTTTCAGGAGAAGCAGCAAAAGAAGCTGCAAAATTAAAAGGTCCAGTAAATGGCTGTTTTAATTTTTGTAAATGGGTTGTAACTTTAGGTTGGTCAATTTATCCATTAGGTTACCTATTTGGATATATGATTGGCGGAACTGATGAAGCGTCTCTTAATATCATCTACAACTTAGCTGACTTACTAAACAAAACTATCTTCGGATTGGTTATTTATCAAACAGCAAAAAATCTTACGCCAGCTGGTAAATAA
- a CDS encoding glycosyltransferase family 39 protein, with protein MTINKKLFIFLSTHLIIWTLVPSIANNNLPLDTIEALAWGGNLEWGFNKHPPMSAFAVELFYQIFKNQDWSYYLLSQIFVITSFYIVYKFAEEFLENKSHAFFSILLLEGIYFYNFTTPEFNVNVCQLPFYSLTVLYAWKCIKYDKIKDYLLLGLFIACGLLSKYLFAYLVLSVGLLFAYLIVKEKKIRTKSLVIVPTFLLLLLPHLMWLVDSNYITVTYGLNRTGGEANLLSHLTQPIIFLGKQLGILIPFALMSFFIIPKLKTNIRFTDRKFIFLLFTSLTPLALVFLTSMAMGIKIRTMWMTPFYLFFGVFVIYIFQSKISINNLKKFYYMFVFLFFLSPFTYSYISLTKDNKRTDYKGQEKAILVKKKLTDLGYKNISSIQGNEWLAGNLCYNLKPRPKCTVQDKNDFILIAENKKERASFVYSQTLWLKQIIDK; from the coding sequence ATGACGATAAATAAAAAATTATTTATTTTTTTATCAACACACTTGATAATTTGGACTTTAGTCCCTTCTATTGCCAACAACAATTTACCTTTAGATACCATTGAAGCCTTGGCCTGGGGAGGCAATCTAGAATGGGGATTTAACAAGCACCCTCCCATGAGCGCTTTTGCTGTTGAACTATTTTATCAAATATTTAAAAATCAAGATTGGTCTTACTATTTACTAAGCCAAATTTTTGTTATTACATCTTTTTATATTGTTTACAAATTTGCTGAAGAATTTTTAGAAAACAAAAGTCATGCATTTTTTTCTATTTTGCTTTTAGAGGGTATTTATTTTTATAACTTCACTACACCTGAATTTAATGTAAATGTTTGCCAACTACCTTTTTACTCATTAACTGTTTTGTATGCATGGAAATGTATAAAATATGACAAAATAAAAGACTATTTGTTGTTAGGGCTATTCATTGCTTGTGGTCTTTTGTCAAAATACCTTTTTGCATATTTAGTCTTGAGTGTTGGACTTCTGTTTGCTTATCTAATTGTTAAGGAAAAAAAGATTAGAACTAAATCTCTTGTTATTGTACCCACTTTTCTACTCTTGCTGTTGCCTCATCTAATGTGGTTAGTAGACAGTAATTACATTACAGTTACCTATGGTCTGAATAGAACTGGTGGTGAAGCCAATCTACTAAGTCATTTAACTCAACCCATTATATTTTTGGGCAAACAACTTGGAATATTAATTCCTTTTGCTTTAATGTCTTTTTTTATTATTCCTAAACTCAAAACTAATATTCGTTTTACGGATCGTAAGTTTATTTTTTTACTATTCACCAGCCTTACCCCACTGGCCCTAGTATTCTTAACATCCATGGCTATGGGTATTAAAATCAGAACTATGTGGATGACTCCTTTTTATTTATTCTTTGGAGTTTTCGTAATTTATATATTTCAGAGCAAGATAAGCATCAACAATCTAAAAAAATTTTATTACATGTTTGTTTTTTTATTTTTCTTATCGCCTTTCACCTATAGTTACATTTCTCTAACTAAAGATAATAAGCGCACTGATTATAAGGGTCAGGAAAAAGCCATATTAGTTAAAAAAAAATTAACTGACCTGGGTTATAAGAATATTTCTTCTATCCAGGGTAATGAGTGGTTAGCAGGAAATTTATGCTACAATTTAAAACCCAGACCCAAATGTACTGTGCAAGATAAAAATGATTTTATATTAATCGCAGAAAATAAAAAAGAGAGAGCTTCTTTTGTATACAGTCAAACTTTGTGGCTTAAACAAATAATAGATAAATGA
- a CDS encoding enolase C-terminal domain-like protein produces MTIKNLNNIKLNFKIKTFKLKDEFKISRVSKRIIKVIDISLQDSVNSTTAECVPYQRYNERLDDILKYLTDNKDNLEKIIINNKIKRIPFLCLQNALSTSILSLEYKKNKVNFFKFNKIKKKFITSITIPIFNLEKTKKILKKFTKTKIIKIKLNQKEVIGKLSLIKEICPKSKIIIDANESWSKTFLQANIKKLEQFNILFIEQPFRQGNDHCLKNIKSKIDFCADESFHIKNKNLIKDIQHYAYVNLKLDKFGTHQEILKYISIAKKLKKKIMLGCMVSSSLSIYPALRYFNDCNYCDLDGAYFLKKDRLYGITYRNGLAQINYNFY; encoded by the coding sequence ATGACAATAAAGAATTTAAATAACATAAAACTAAATTTTAAAATAAAGACATTTAAACTTAAAGATGAGTTTAAAATATCAAGGGTATCTAAGAGAATTATTAAAGTTATTGATATTTCGCTCCAAGATAGCGTCAATTCGACCACCGCAGAATGTGTTCCATATCAAAGATATAATGAGAGATTGGATGATATTCTTAAATATTTAACGGATAACAAAGACAATCTAGAGAAAATAATCATAAACAACAAAATTAAAAGAATACCTTTTCTTTGTCTTCAAAATGCTCTTTCTACTTCTATTTTGTCATTAGAGTATAAGAAAAATAAAGTTAACTTTTTTAAATTTAACAAAATTAAAAAAAAATTTATTACATCCATAACTATTCCTATTTTTAATTTAGAGAAAACTAAAAAAATTTTAAAGAAATTTACCAAAACTAAAATTATAAAAATAAAACTGAATCAAAAAGAGGTGATAGGTAAACTTTCTCTCATCAAAGAAATTTGTCCTAAATCTAAAATTATTATTGATGCGAATGAATCTTGGAGCAAAACTTTCCTTCAAGCAAATATTAAAAAGTTAGAGCAATTTAACATTCTTTTTATTGAACAACCCTTCCGTCAGGGAAATGATCATTGCTTAAAGAATATCAAATCTAAAATAGATTTTTGTGCTGATGAATCTTTTCATATAAAAAACAAAAACCTAATCAAAGATATACAGCACTATGCTTATGTAAATTTAAAATTAGATAAGTTTGGAACTCATCAGGAAATACTAAAATACATTTCTATTGCAAAAAAACTAAAGAAAAAAATTATGCTTGGCTGTATGGTTAGCTCCTCTCTTTCTATCTACCCTGCCTTAAGATATTTTAACGATTGTAACTATTGTGACTTAGATGGAGCTTATTTTTTAAAAAAAGATCGCCTGTACGGAATAACTTACCGAAACGGTTTGGCACAAATAAATTACAATTTTTATTAG
- a CDS encoding LexA family protein — protein sequence MKETLPIILQKVSAGFPSPATDYIEEQIDLNKELIKKPSSTFLIRVQGNSMIDHKITEGDVLIVDRSLALKTNSVAVLNFEGELVVKKIIKKKEKYFLLSKKK from the coding sequence ATGAAAGAAACTTTACCTATAATTTTACAAAAAGTAAGCGCTGGATTTCCATCCCCAGCAACAGACTATATCGAAGAGCAAATTGATCTAAATAAAGAGCTTATTAAAAAACCTTCTTCAACATTTTTAATTAGAGTTCAGGGCAACTCTATGATTGATCACAAAATTACAGAGGGGGATGTTTTGATAGTAGACCGTAGTTTGGCATTAAAAACAAACTCTGTTGCAGTTCTTAACTTTGAAGGAGAGCTAGTAGTAAAAAAAATTATAAAAAAAAAAGAAAAATATTTTCTACTTTCTAAAAAAAAATAA
- a CDS encoding 2-hydroxychromene-2-carboxylate isomerase has protein sequence MKIEYYYSVASPYAYLGVNKFQELVKKYSLEVDEKPFDLVGIVFPATGGVPVPKRDPSRQAYRLLEIERYGKKLNVNINKQPKFFPPADPHKAALFAIATIKNGFSLDFGKSVLTKLWSEEQDISSDSTLETTCKELGLSFADLKKDIDNEAIKSVYLSNSKEAISKGVFGAPSFIIDNELFWGQDRLDFLEDKIKSLQK, from the coding sequence ATGAAAATAGAATATTATTATAGCGTGGCATCTCCTTATGCCTACTTAGGTGTAAATAAATTTCAAGAACTTGTAAAAAAATACTCATTGGAAGTAGATGAAAAACCTTTTGATTTAGTGGGAATAGTTTTTCCTGCAACAGGAGGAGTGCCAGTTCCTAAAAGAGACCCATCAAGACAGGCCTATAGATTATTAGAGATAGAGAGATACGGAAAAAAATTAAATGTTAATATTAATAAACAGCCTAAATTTTTCCCTCCCGCAGACCCACATAAAGCTGCCTTGTTTGCTATTGCTACAATCAAAAATGGCTTTAGTCTGGATTTTGGAAAATCAGTATTAACTAAGCTTTGGTCAGAAGAGCAGGACATATCTTCCGATTCAACGTTAGAAACAACTTGTAAGGAGCTAGGGTTGTCTTTTGCTGATCTTAAAAAAGATATAGACAATGAGGCCATTAAGAGCGTCTATTTATCAAATTCTAAGGAGGCTATTAGCAAAGGTGTGTTTGGAGCCCCTTCATTTATCATAGATAATGAGCTTTTTTGGGGACAAGATAGACTTGATTTTTTAGAAGACAAGATTAAATCTCTTCAAAAGTAA
- a CDS encoding glutathione S-transferase family protein, whose translation MIDLLTANTPNGQKISIMLEEIGLEYKVTKININKDDQFNPEFRKISPFSKIPVIKDGEISVFESGAILIYLGEKSEKFYDKSERLTINQWLMGQMAYVGPMLGQHHQFHHYNSGKSEFGEERYFKIAKRIYEDLDVRLGQSKYLAGENYTIADIATFPWIARHDWHDIGLKNFKNLSRWYLDISKREAVIKGYDLLKKGETVPGI comes from the coding sequence ATGATTGATCTTTTAACTGCGAATACACCCAATGGTCAAAAAATTTCAATTATGCTTGAGGAAATTGGACTTGAATATAAGGTTACAAAAATAAACATCAACAAAGACGATCAGTTTAATCCAGAATTTAGAAAAATTAGTCCTTTTAGTAAAATTCCAGTTATTAAAGATGGGGAGATTTCAGTTTTTGAGTCAGGGGCAATCCTCATATACCTGGGTGAAAAAAGTGAAAAGTTTTATGATAAAAGCGAAAGACTAACTATCAATCAATGGTTAATGGGTCAAATGGCTTACGTTGGTCCTATGCTAGGTCAGCACCATCAATTTCATCATTACAACTCCGGTAAAAGTGAATTTGGGGAAGAAAGATATTTTAAAATTGCTAAAAGAATTTATGAAGATCTAGATGTACGTCTTGGTCAATCCAAGTACTTGGCGGGAGAAAATTATACGATCGCAGATATTGCAACTTTTCCATGGATCGCGCGACATGATTGGCATGACATTGGTCTTAAAAATTTTAAAAACTTAAGTAGATGGTATTTGGATATCTCCAAAAGAGAAGCGGTTATTAAAGGATATGATCTTTTAAAAAAAGGCGAGACAGTTCCCGGAATTTAG
- a CDS encoding 2Fe-2S iron-sulfur cluster-binding protein: protein MPKVTYIEFNGTEHVVNVEKGLTIMEGAVQNNIPGIDADCGGSCACATCHVYVDDDWVDKLPEQSDAEKDMLDFAFETKSTSRLSCQLFLDEDLDGIAVSLPEKQG from the coding sequence ATGCCAAAAGTAACCTATATTGAATTTAACGGAACAGAGCACGTAGTGAATGTTGAAAAGGGTCTTACTATTATGGAAGGTGCTGTGCAAAATAACATTCCTGGAATTGATGCAGATTGTGGAGGATCTTGTGCTTGTGCTACCTGCCATGTTTATGTCGATGATGACTGGGTAGATAAACTACCTGAGCAGTCTGATGCAGAAAAAGATATGCTAGACTTTGCATTTGAAACCAAGAGCACCAGCAGATTAAGTTGCCAATTATTTTTAGATGAAGACTTGGATGGTATCGCGGTTTCGTTACCGGAAAAACAAGGATAA
- a CDS encoding TolC family protein, which translates to MRFVINFLCFCIFVTHAYAEENLFNSLASSYLSNPQLNSQREKTKAVDETLIQAYSNFKPSIEGSAEIVDSINKNTTTYNGSSVSDSNSQIQTNSITVTQKLFQGIPNAQKYKKAVDISRYELKNIEQEVLFKTIESFTEVLLFEKQVLINNDNLNLSDKQVELDKARYNKGLLKLSDLAQSEASLASAKAKLLSSKNDLAISKNNFKNIIGYEPKDLKNPNLKSIKIPQSLNDTISESQKQNVQLLISELKVKKAKYDYNSNIEDAFAPKASVSFKVSEYDEFSSSYDKRTKTEASAKISIPVYSGGKGYSLVKEKQALKISAELDYEDAKNNSVKVASSSWSNFKLAESKLQLAKAQLKASEIAYEGIIQEYESGQRTTLDVLNSRGFLLASRLNLINSEREQILSTFNLLKITGNLTASYLNLEAKVYDPKEIYKKSWIRHIF; encoded by the coding sequence ATGCGATTTGTAATAAATTTTTTATGTTTTTGTATTTTTGTAACGCATGCATATGCGGAGGAGAATTTATTTAATTCTCTAGCTTCTTCTTATTTAAGCAATCCTCAGCTGAATTCACAAAGAGAAAAAACAAAAGCAGTAGATGAAACTCTCATTCAGGCTTATAGTAATTTCAAACCATCCATAGAGGGGTCTGCAGAGATAGTAGATTCAATAAACAAAAATACAACTACATATAACGGTTCTTCCGTTTCAGATTCAAATTCACAAATACAGACCAACTCGATAACTGTAACTCAAAAACTATTTCAAGGAATACCCAATGCACAGAAATATAAAAAAGCTGTTGATATTTCTAGATATGAACTCAAAAATATAGAACAAGAAGTTCTTTTTAAAACAATAGAATCTTTTACAGAAGTTTTATTATTTGAAAAACAAGTATTGATTAACAATGACAACCTAAATCTTTCCGATAAACAAGTGGAGTTAGACAAGGCAAGATACAATAAAGGATTGTTAAAATTATCTGACTTAGCGCAATCAGAAGCTTCGTTAGCATCAGCAAAAGCAAAACTTTTAAGTTCAAAAAATGACTTGGCAATAAGTAAAAATAATTTTAAAAATATTATTGGCTATGAACCCAAAGACCTTAAGAATCCAAATTTAAAAAGTATAAAAATTCCACAATCATTAAATGATACTATTTCTGAATCTCAAAAACAAAATGTTCAGCTGTTAATCTCAGAGCTAAAAGTAAAGAAAGCAAAGTACGATTATAATAGTAACATTGAAGATGCATTTGCTCCTAAGGCATCAGTATCTTTTAAAGTTTCAGAATATGATGAGTTTAGCTCTTCTTATGACAAAAGAACCAAAACAGAAGCCTCCGCAAAAATTTCCATTCCAGTTTATTCAGGTGGCAAGGGATATTCTTTAGTTAAAGAAAAGCAGGCATTGAAGATTAGCGCGGAACTTGATTATGAAGACGCCAAAAACAATTCAGTAAAAGTTGCCTCATCATCTTGGTCTAATTTCAAACTTGCTGAAAGTAAATTACAATTAGCTAAGGCGCAATTAAAAGCATCAGAAATAGCTTACGAAGGTATTATCCAAGAGTATGAATCTGGACAAAGAACTACACTCGATGTTTTAAACTCTAGAGGTTTTTTGTTGGCATCAAGATTAAATTTAATTAATTCAGAAAGAGAACAGATTCTTTCAACCTTTAACTTACTTAAAATCACTGGAAATCTAACAGCAAGTTATCTTAATTTAGAAGCCAAGGTCTACGACCCAAAAGAAATTTATAAAAAAAGCTGGATTAGACACATTTTTTAG
- a CDS encoding glycosyltransferase family 2 protein: MKKYIIIIPVYNDWQSVLKLIDNIDLQINNQNVDIIIINDASTEAIDGTKRTYSKIKSVKILNLINNIGHCQGIATALQYCDTNLEFDYIIPMDGDGEDRPEELNHFFSLADSSSPEIITANRIKRSEGNLFKACYIVHKFLTYLMIGKMVKFGNYSCLSKKAVVKILSSGSIWLSYSGSIIKNFSSIESTSSIRGTRYFGTSKMNFTKLVVHSLNISAAFRETIFIRSTLLVMFFSYAAHETTDSYFLIPAMLSWVFMLFMFYLSRKDDLKKLDASYLNIKDLTTFYSR; encoded by the coding sequence ATGAAAAAATATATAATTATCATTCCTGTCTACAATGACTGGCAGTCGGTTTTAAAGCTAATAGATAATATTGATTTGCAAATTAATAATCAGAATGTTGATATTATTATTATCAACGATGCTTCAACTGAGGCTATTGATGGCACTAAAAGAACCTATTCTAAAATCAAGTCTGTTAAAATTTTAAATTTAATTAACAATATTGGTCATTGCCAAGGAATTGCTACAGCTCTTCAATATTGCGATACAAATTTAGAATTCGACTACATTATACCTATGGATGGTGACGGAGAGGACAGACCTGAAGAATTAAATCATTTTTTTAGTCTGGCGGATTCTTCATCTCCTGAAATTATCACAGCAAATAGAATAAAAAGAAGTGAAGGGAATTTGTTTAAAGCCTGCTACATAGTTCACAAGTTTCTTACCTATCTAATGATAGGAAAAATGGTTAAGTTTGGAAACTATTCATGCTTGTCTAAAAAAGCTGTAGTAAAAATACTTTCAAGTGGATCTATTTGGCTTAGCTACTCTGGCTCAATTATTAAAAACTTTTCTTCAATAGAATCTACAAGTTCTATTAGAGGTACTAGGTATTTTGGCACTTCTAAGATGAATTTTACAAAACTGGTGGTCCATTCCTTAAATATCTCAGCTGCTTTTAGAGAGACTATTTTTATCAGGTCTACTCTTTTAGTTATGTTTTTTAGCTATGCAGCCCATGAAACTACCGATTCATATTTTTTGATTCCAGCTATGCTCTCTTGGGTTTTTATGCTGTTTATGTTTTACCTCTCACGAAAAGACGATCTTAAAAAACTAGATGCTAGCTACTTAAATATTAAAGATCTAACCACTTTTTACAGTAGGTAA
- a CDS encoding Y-family DNA polymerase, translating into MLFTNYNGKKKIIALVDCNSFYVSCERLFNPKISQSPVIVLSNNDGCVIARSSEAKKVGIKMGEPYFKIKNIVTVNNVQVFSSNYALYGDISRRIMTILKNIFPVIEYYSIDEAFLDLSDMPIKNMNNFITDIKKTIYQSTGIPVSIGVGSNKTLSKIANHLAKRNLEGVIDLTKLPDEEINNVLKNIDIKDVWGVGRQLSILYKKNKINNAYELKYSSSSWIKKNTNVFGLKTVMELNGASCITLETSKQKKRKSCCVSKSFGKKVESFEKLKEAVVTHCLNAAEKIREDRQLVKSVIVFIRTSPFDKHLFLSRSEKIDLAILTDDSMILSRACIDALKKIFAKGYRYQKAGVVFLGLVNNNEYGQNLFVDKSSQKSNSLMKAIDSMNVKFGRNSLTLADSGVGHCWKMRRNHSSKIDTSHFDFLPTVKSG; encoded by the coding sequence ATGTTATTCACAAACTATAATGGTAAGAAAAAAATTATAGCATTAGTAGATTGTAATTCTTTCTACGTTTCTTGTGAGAGACTGTTCAATCCTAAAATTTCCCAATCTCCAGTAATTGTTTTATCTAATAATGATGGATGTGTCATTGCAAGATCCTCTGAAGCAAAAAAAGTTGGAATCAAAATGGGTGAGCCTTATTTTAAAATAAAAAACATAGTAACAGTTAATAATGTTCAGGTATTTTCCTCAAATTATGCCCTATATGGAGATATATCTAGAAGAATAATGACAATCTTAAAAAATATTTTTCCAGTTATTGAATATTATTCAATAGATGAAGCTTTCCTAGATCTAAGTGATATGCCTATAAAAAATATGAACAATTTTATCACTGATATTAAAAAAACCATTTATCAAAGTACAGGAATACCAGTTAGTATAGGAGTTGGAAGTAACAAAACACTTTCCAAAATAGCAAATCACTTAGCAAAAAGAAATTTAGAAGGAGTTATCGATCTAACAAAGTTACCCGACGAAGAAATAAACAATGTCCTTAAAAATATTGATATTAAAGATGTTTGGGGAGTGGGGCGTCAACTTTCTATTTTGTATAAAAAAAATAAAATAAATAATGCATACGAGCTTAAATATTCAAGCTCATCTTGGATTAAAAAAAACACGAACGTTTTTGGTTTGAAAACAGTTATGGAACTAAATGGAGCAAGCTGCATTACGCTTGAAACCTCTAAACAAAAAAAAAGAAAAAGTTGCTGTGTTTCTAAGTCTTTTGGAAAGAAAGTAGAATCTTTTGAAAAACTTAAGGAGGCAGTTGTTACTCACTGCTTAAATGCAGCAGAAAAAATTAGAGAAGATAGGCAACTAGTTAAGTCTGTTATTGTTTTTATAAGAACCAGTCCTTTTGATAAGCATCTTTTTTTATCCAGGTCTGAAAAAATTGATTTAGCTATATTGACAGATGATAGCATGATCTTATCTAGAGCTTGTATAGATGCTTTAAAAAAAATTTTTGCAAAAGGTTATAGATACCAAAAAGCAGGAGTAGTTTTTTTAGGCTTGGTTAATAATAATGAGTACGGCCAAAATTTATTTGTAGATAAGAGTAGTCAAAAATCAAACAGCTTAATGAAAGCTATAGATAGCATGAATGTCAAATTTGGAAGAAATTCCTTAACACTGGCAGATAGTGGGGTCGGACATTGTTGGAAAATGAGAAGGAATCATTCATCTAAAATAGACACTTCTCATTTTGATTTCTTACCTACTGTAAAAAGTGGTTAG
- the dksA gene encoding RNA polymerase-binding protein DksA, which produces MPTKLPKNYKPTSKEKYMCAKHKAYFKQMLFNWKKELIEQNNRIMFNDMDDNSASADIVDQATSVSGKTVEMRTVNRNKKLITKIDSAVNKIEEGTYGYCEETGEEIGLKRLVARPIASLTVEAQEKHEKQEKIFADN; this is translated from the coding sequence ATGCCAACAAAATTACCTAAAAATTACAAGCCCACTTCCAAAGAGAAGTATATGTGTGCCAAACACAAAGCTTATTTTAAACAGATGTTATTTAACTGGAAAAAAGAACTGATAGAGCAAAATAATAGAATTATGTTTAATGACATGGATGACAATTCAGCTTCTGCTGATATTGTTGACCAAGCTACTTCAGTATCTGGAAAAACAGTAGAGATGAGAACAGTTAATAGAAACAAAAAACTTATTACTAAAATAGATTCGGCTGTAAATAAAATTGAAGAAGGGACTTACGGGTATTGTGAAGAAACAGGTGAAGAAATAGGTTTAAAGAGACTTGTGGCAAGACCCATAGCTAGTTTAACGGTAGAAGCTCAAGAAAAACACGAGAAGCAAGAAAAGATTTTTGCGGATAACTAA
- a CDS encoding NAD(P)/FAD-dependent oxidoreductase, producing MIKTDAVIIGAGPVGLFTVFELGILGLNSHVIDNLDKAGGQCIELYPDKPIYDIPALPVCTGESLTNNLLEQIKPFKNEFHLNQRVNTIKKNNKNWIVETSDDLIFETPNVIIAGGVGSFEPRKPPIKGIEKFEDKNLFYSVKNKNQFSGQEVCIFGGGDSALDWAVELSKIAKKIILVHRRDEFRAAQHTVDQMMKLKESGKIDLYTNCQPKDFVGSSSIEKIIIEDNQKETKEIKVDSVLAFFGLKMELGPIVNWGLNLDKKTIVVNTHNFETNEKGIFAVGDICSYPGKLKLILCGFHEAALASQECFKRAKPDEKYVFRFTTSSSDIHKRLGLK from the coding sequence ATGATCAAAACAGATGCAGTTATAATTGGTGCAGGACCGGTTGGCTTGTTTACTGTTTTTGAGCTAGGTATTTTAGGTTTAAATTCTCATGTGATTGACAACTTAGATAAGGCAGGTGGACAATGTATTGAGCTTTACCCTGATAAGCCTATCTATGACATCCCAGCTCTTCCAGTTTGCACAGGAGAAAGTTTAACAAATAATCTATTAGAACAAATCAAGCCATTTAAAAATGAATTTCATTTAAATCAAAGAGTAAATACTATTAAAAAAAACAACAAGAACTGGATTGTAGAAACTAGCGATGATTTAATCTTTGAAACCCCCAACGTTATTATTGCAGGTGGAGTAGGTTCGTTTGAGCCAAGAAAACCTCCTATCAAAGGTATTGAAAAATTCGAGGATAAAAATTTGTTTTATTCCGTAAAAAATAAAAATCAATTTTCAGGCCAAGAGGTTTGCATATTTGGAGGGGGGGATTCTGCTTTAGATTGGGCGGTCGAGCTTTCAAAAATTGCAAAAAAAATAATCCTAGTTCATAGACGAGACGAGTTTAGAGCAGCTCAGCACACAGTTGATCAAATGATGAAGTTAAAAGAATCTGGAAAAATTGACCTTTATACAAACTGCCAGCCGAAAGATTTTGTCGGAAGCTCGTCTATAGAAAAAATTATCATAGAAGATAATCAAAAAGAAACAAAAGAGATCAAAGTAGATTCTGTCTTAGCTTTCTTTGGTCTCAAAATGGAACTTGGACCTATAGTGAATTGGGGTTTGAATTTGGATAAGAAAACGATTGTTGTTAATACTCATAATTTTGAAACGAATGAAAAAGGAATTTTTGCAGTGGGAGATATTTGTTCTTACCCAGGAAAGCTAAAGCTCATCTTGTGTGGTTTTCATGAAGCTGCATTAGCATCTCAAGAGTGCTTTAAAAGAGCCAAACCTGATGAAAAATATGTTTTTAGGTTCACAACCTCTTCCAGCGATATTCACAAAAGGCTGGGCCTTAAATAG